One genomic segment of Helianthus annuus cultivar XRQ/B chromosome 14, HanXRQr2.0-SUNRISE, whole genome shotgun sequence includes these proteins:
- the LOC110884133 gene encoding asparagine--tRNA ligase, cytoplasmic 1, whose protein sequence is MAEPAPSLLPFNNLTISDTVTEADFSQRVLIRSILTRPDSGAGLAGQTVKVGGWVKKGREQGKGSFAFLELNDGSCPANLQLIIYADVAPLGQFTPTGTCLHVEGVLQMPPEDKQGKQSIELKVTKVLDVGAVDPAKYPLPKTRLTLEFLRDYVHLRPRTNTISAIARIRNALAYATHTFFQKHGFLYVHTPIITTSDCEGAGEMFQVTTLINDAEKVEKELIKNPPPSQEDVDLARSVVKEKGEIVAKLKSDKAGKPEITAAVAELTKAKENLSKVEERSKLKPGIPKKDGKVDYGQDFFARQAFLTVSGQLQVETFACALSSVYTFGPTFRAEHSHTSRHLAEFWMVEPEIAFADIEDDMKCAEAYVRFLCQWLLDNCLDDMEFMVEKFDKKAIERLKMVASTNFVRLSYTEAVTILEEAVSKGHKFENKVEWGIDLASEHEKYLTETKFESPVIVYNYPKGIKAFYMKVNPDKKTVAAMDVLVPKVGELIGGSQREENYEVIKERILEMGLPLEPYEWYLDLRRYGTVKHSGFGLGFERMILFATGIDNIRDVIPFPRYPGRADL, encoded by the exons ATGGCAGAACCTGCACCTTCACTTCTACCATTCAACAACTTAACAATCTCCGACACCGTCACCGAAGCCGACTTCTCCCAGCGCGTCCTGATCCGCTCAATCCTAACCCGTCCCGACTCCGGCGCCGGTCTCGCCGGTCAAACCGTCAAGGTCGGCGGTTGGGTGAAGAAAGGGCGGGAACAAGGCAAAGGCTCATTCGCGTTCCTTGAACTCAACGACGGATCTTGTCCGGCGAACCTGCAGCTTATTATTTACGCCGATGTTGCGCCGTTAGGTCAGTTTACTCCCACTGGTACGTGTTTGCATGTTGAAGGTGTGCTTCAGATGCCTCCTGAAGATAAACAGGGGAAGCAGTCGATTGAGTTGAAGGTTACGAAGGTATTAGATGTTGGAGCTGTGGATCCGGCGAAGTATCCGTTGCCGAAGACGCGGTTGACGCTTGAGTTTCTTAGGGATTATGTTCATCTTCGTCCGAGAACTAATACT ATTTCAGCTATTGCTCGTATCCGTAATGCGCTGGCTTATGCAACTCACACGTTCTTCCAGAAGCACGGGTTTCTTTATGTGCATACTCCAATCATCACCACTAGCGATTGTGAAGGTGCAGGAGAGATGTTTCAGGTCACGACGCTTATAAACGATGCTGAAAAGGTGGAAAAAGAGCTAATCAAGAATCCTCCTCCTTCACAAGAAGATGTGGATTTGGCCAGAAGTGTTGTGAAGGAAAAAGGTGAGATAGTTGCCAAATTGAAGTCCGATAAAGCTGGTAAACCCGAGATAACAGCTGCAGTTGCTGAACTTACGAAAGCGAAAGAGAATCTGTCAAAGGTTGAAGAGAGATCTAAACTGAAACCTGGTATTCCAAAGAAGGATGGGAAGGTTGACTATGGTCAAGATTTCTTTGCTCGTCAGGCGTTTTTAACCGTTTCGGGTCAGCTTCAAGTTGAGACGTTTGCTTGTGCACTTAGTAGTGTGTACACTTTCGGGCCGACGTTTCGAGCCGAGCATTCTCATACATCACGACATCTTGCTGAGTTTTGGATGGTTGAGCCCGAAATAGCATTTGCTGATATTGAG GATGATATGAAGTGTGCAGAGGCATACGTTAGATTTCTTTGCCAATGGCTACTTGACAACTGTCTTGATGACATGGAATTTATGGTTGAGAAGTTTGACAAAAAGGCTATTGAGAGGCTAAAAATGGTTGCGTCAACCAACTTTGTACGCCTTTCATACACAGAAGCAGTTACAATTCTCGAGGAAGCTGTTTCTAAAGGCCACAAGTTTGAGAATAAAGTAGAATGGGGAATTGATTTGGCATCTGAACATGAGAA ATACTTGACTGAGACAAAATTTGAGTCACCTGTGATTGTGTATAACTATCCTAAAGGGATTAAAGCGTTTTACATGAAAGTCAACCCTGACAAGAAAACAGTAGCTGCCATGGATGTTCTTGTGCCAAAG gTTGGTGAACTAATTGGAGGAAGCCAAAGAGAAGAAAACTATGAGGTCATCAAAGAAAG GATTCTTGAGATGGGGCTGCCACTAGAGCCATATGAGTGGTACCTTGACCTGCGTCGCTACGGGACCGTGAAACATAGTGGGTTTGGTCTAGGGTTCGAGAGGATGATTCTTTTTGCAACAGGGATAGACAACATCAGGGATGTAATCCCTTTTCCAAGGTATCCAGGAAGAGCAGATCTTTAA
- the LOC110941003 gene encoding 54S ribosomal protein L37, mitochondrial-like encodes MAMNCIKSLRNLPVTGGLGSSRTFAAGAKAKKGKGGAAADAPKQSTLSKEVKSTTVVGANILKDGTDPKILPDSEYPDWLWHLLDKKPALSELRRKNIETLPYEDLKRFVKLDNRARIKENNTTRAKN; translated from the coding sequence ATGGCAATGAACTGCATCAAGTCATTGAGAAATCTCCCTGTTACCGGTGGATTAGGATCTTCTAGAACGTTTGCTGCTGGGGCTAAAGCCAAGAAAGGCAAGGGCGGGGCCGCTGCTGATGCTCCAAAACAGTCAACTTTAAGCAAAGAAGTCAAATCCACAACTGTTGTCGGGGCAAATATCCTTAAAGATGGAACCGACCCTAAAATACTACCTGACTCTGAATACCCGGATTGGCTATGGCACCTTCTGGACAAGAAACCGGCTTTGAGTGAGCTTAGAAGGAAAAATATAGAAACTCTCCCTTATGAAGACCTAAAGCGGTTTGTGAAGCTCGATAATCGGGCAAGAATCAAAGAAAACAACACTACCAGGGCCAAGAACTGA